In one Poecilia reticulata strain Guanapo linkage group LG8, Guppy_female_1.0+MT, whole genome shotgun sequence genomic region, the following are encoded:
- the LOC103468553 gene encoding uncharacterized protein LOC103468553, which yields MDANLHGGGADVAAAMHVKTEAGDESSSALGLGSRESPAPCGDAACRAGGGAQQTAEELTDTELQANTSAPSVLLYPVSTDRFFTSSADGKTYLKIVPAAALPPAPSDKTLSSGSDFSSKAVLCLIEAVGRRWGLYETRERSQLFQSVQEEMASKGHVLPVEKIRRKWNNLIVTYKRVKDRSRETGHAKTSWEFFDLMDATLCDTIGSQIISNKRSKGSSTASSLAIPSTKIPAKPAQLPQPTTIIRPNGDFAATGGLDSAGLGAATSQIMSNTAASPSHTATTVTLVSAPEVKPVIVLNGDIVTTSIQPXTIVPSPSFISSPCFTETASASSALSSTGSTDLGSSAYKSRKGPSFTSGATPFCLSTTPLSHTQNILGLSSFPTTSSCHTASSAALLSAPASAGTEGQNQKGNKEQGSIELFQEVLKRQEEQGYLDRVARRRVEAREKRRERREVRMSESLGRIATALELLSSKQDTVIALLQRLADRK from the exons ATGGACGCGAACCTGCATGGAGGCGGCGCCGACGTCGCAGCAGCGATGCATGTGAAAACCGAAGCCGGGGACGAAAGCTCATCTGCGCTGGGTTTGGGCAGCCGGGAGTCGCCTGCGCCCTGCGGAGATGCCGCATGCAGAGCGGGAGGAGGGGCGCAACAGACTGCGGAGGAACTGACTGACACGGAGCTGCAGGCCAACACCTCGGCTCCCTCCGTTCTGCTGT ATCCGGTGAGCACAGACCGGTTCTTTACATCATCAGCTGACggaaaaacatacctgaagaTTGTCCCAG CTGCAGCGCTGCCACCTGCTCCCTCAGACAAGACGCTCTCCTCCGGCTCCGATTTCTCCTCCAAAGCTGTCCTGTGCCTGATAGAGGCCGTTGGCCGCCGCTGGGGTCTCTACGAGACGCGGGAGCGCTCGCAGCTCTTCCAGAGCGTSCAGGAAGAGATGGCCTCAAAGGGCCACGTCCTTCCCGTGGAAAAAATCCGCCGCAAGTGGAACAACCTCATTGTCACGTACAAGAGGGTCAAGGACCGCAGCCGGGAGACGGGACATGCCAAAACATCCTGGGAATTCTTTGAT CTCATGGACGCAACGCTCTGCGATACTATTGGCTCGCAGATCATTAGCAACAAAAGRAGCAAAGGTAGCAGTACAGCTTCCTCACTGGCCATTCCTTCAACAAAGATCCCTGCAAAACCAGCACAACTTCCGCAGCCCACCACCATCATCCGTCCCAATGGGGACTTTGCTGCGACCGGGGGTTTGGATTCAGCTGGCCTGGGAGCTGCCACCAGCCAAATCATGAGTAACACCGCTGCCAGTCCTTCACACACTGCAACAACTGTTACGCTTGTCAGTGCTCCAGAGGTCAAGCCCGTTATTGTCCTCAATGGTGACATTGTCACTACTAGCATTCAGCCAGSGACCATCGTACCGTCTCCATCGTTTATCTCTtcaccatgttttactgaaacagcCTCTGCATCTTCCGCTCTCAGCTCAACCGGCAGCACAGACCTGGGCTCGTCGGCCTACAAAAGCCGAAAAGGTCCGTCTTTCACGTCGGGCGCCACACCTTTCTGCCTCAGTACGACCCCACTTAGCCACACTCAGAACATCCTTGGCCTCTCTTCGTTCCCCACAACGTCTTCCTGTCACACCGCTTCCAGTGCTGCTTTGCTATCTGCACCTGCGAGTGCGGGAACAGAGGGGCAGAACCAGAAAGGAAACAAGGAGCAAGGCAGCATCGAGTTGTTCCAGGAGGTCCTGAAGCGGCAGGAAGAGCAGGGCTACCTGGATCGGGTGGCTAGGCGCAGGGTGGAGGCCAGAGAGAAGAGGCGTGAGAGGAGGGAGGTGCGGATGTCAGAGTCTCTTGGAAGGATAGCCACGGCCTTGGAGCTGCTCTCCTCCAAGCAGGATACAGTCATTGCGCTCCTTCAGAGACTGGCGGATCGGAAATGA
- the LOC103468556 gene encoding uncharacterized protein LOC103468556 isoform X3 encodes MSKRKRPLLKSCCVQEEAEEKSGDKKFGLRQARAKSFNAYSNQSDGKKKIKDNGTTKQNGIWFVTCENKEGVMDIEKLKKGENCIEFQGLWFTPPAFEEFAGRGACKKWKNSICHEGKPLTHWFAKGILSTTGYQRRGAEPMRNVKDSSKKMENKPTKSILKFQGCKRSKYKRSSSLVTQKSISPGGLTPSAEAAAVQPVQDPQXGHSKDDHHQSDSDKFLKRGQRNGDDPDERNDDHRINSGDAEDENKTANGDVPADADYPDNRGDARERPEDSDAAKAEEQEMKKKNKAIIRRLSERSRSCRAKRRSKVSWCEPLEDNAQVEETEGVAAVAEGNDLSNENLGASAELVVSSNGDRTDEKGAVLETRSPQRAEMTSSPLXKNQKSDPMSGLSDAPANLLLPFVNKEVNEKDEDEAKPDHDGAELERSETCIRVSDCPNVSEKMEDGASDGSNVDAMDVDQLKKEKLKMQLKVLKLQEEYYTLKLNNLK; translated from the exons ATGTCGAAGAGAAAAAGGCCTTTGCTGAAATCCTGTTGTGTGCAAGAGGAAGCGGAAGAGAAATCTGGGGACAAAAAGTTTGGCTTAAGGCAAGCAAGAGCTAAATCTTTTAATGCGTACAGTAACCAAAGTGATGGGAAGAAGAAGATTAAAGACAATGGCACTACAAAGCAAAATG GAATCTGGTTTGTGACTTGTGAAAACAAAGAGGGAGTTATGGATATAGAGAAGCTGAAAAAAG GTGAGAATTGCATAGAGTTTCAGGGCCTGTGGTTTACCCCCCCTGCCTTTGAGGAGTTCGCAGGAAGAGGAGCGtgcaaaaaatggaaaaacagcatATGCCATGAAGGAAAACCTCTGACCCACTGGTTTGCG AAAGGTATTCTGTCCACAACTGGATATCAAAGAAGAGGAGCTGAGCCTATGAGG AATGTTAAAGATTCAtcgaaaaaaatggaaaacaagcCAACAAAAAGCATCCTCAAGTTCCAGGGATGTAAGCGCAGTAAATATAAGAGATCTTCCTCCTTGGTGACCCAGAAAAGCATCTCTCCAGGAGGGTTGACCCCCtcagcagaggcagcagcagtaCAGCCTGTACAGGATCCTCAGSGAGGTCATAGTAAAGATGACCACCACCAGTCAGACAGTGACAAGTTTCTGAAGAGAGGCCAAAGAAATGGGGATGATCCGGATGAGAGAAATGATGACCACCGTATAAACTCAGGAGACGCTGAGGATGAAAATAAAACGGCCAACGGGGATGTGCCTGCTGATGCTGATTACCCCGACAACCGCGGCGACGCCAGAG AACGTCCTGAGGACTCAGACGCTGCCAAAGCMGAGGAGCaggagatgaagaagaaaaacaaagcgaTCATCAGAAGGCTTTCAGAG AGGTCGAGATCCTGTAGGGCGAAACGGCGTTCAAAAG TTAGCTGGTGTGAGCCTTTGGAGGACAACGCTCAGGTTGAGGAGACTGAAGGCGTCGCGGCCGTCGCTGAAGGAAACGACTTGAGCAACGAGAACCTCGGTGCCTCTGCGGAGCTCGTCGTTAGTAGCAACGGTGACAGGACCG ATGAGAAAGGTGCAGTGTTGGAGACGAGGTCACCGCAACGTGCAGAGATGACCTCAAGTCCACTTGYCAAGAACCAAAAAAGTGACCCAATGT CAGGTCTTTCTGATGCACCTGCAAACCTGCTGCTTCCGTTTGTTAACAAAGAGGTTAATGAGAAGGACGAAGATGAAGCCAAACCGGATCATGACGGAGCAGAATTAGAAAGGTCAGAGACATG CATCAGAGTCTCTGACTGTCCGAATGTCTCAGAGAAGATGGAGGACGGAGCTTCAGACGGCTCCAACGTGGATGCAATGGATGTCGATCAGCTGAAGAAGGAAAAATTAAAGATGCagcttaaagttttaaaattacaagaggAATATTACACACTGAAgctaaataacttaaaataa
- the LOC103468600 gene encoding uncharacterized protein LOC103468600: MGIMDVEKLKRDKMCIKCDGSWYTTSGFEKFAGKGSNKKWKVSILHDGKPLQFWLETGLLFKQGYTRKRKNPVKKSILESNTKLWKLEKGFDKPNRTYVPKKESDEESTGFISSRETSDEDTSDEEAENVSKSNGDERNCHDTRFLPPIPLNFDDSETTDDEKTGEELVVTKPVPKIRRICSESDNSEGSSASENVDPITSQYLSVIEDHIWEPXYLPLKISLPFQKRFLSNINSTRGDRNSVRNT, from the exons ATGGGAATCATGGATGttgaaaagctaaaaagag ATAAGATGTGTATTAAGTGTGATGGCAGCTGGTATACCACATCTGGCTTTGAGAAGTTTGCAGGAAAAggctcaaataaaaaatggaaagtcTCCATATTGCACGATGGAAAACCTCTGCAGTTTTGGCTTGAG ACTGGTCTACTGTTCAAGCAGGGATAtacaaggaaaagaaaaaatccagtGAAA AAGTCCATCCTGGAATCAAATACCAAGTTATGGAAATTGGAGAAAGGTTTCGACAAACCTAACAGGACATATGTTCCCAAAAAAGAGTCGGATGAAGAATCTACGG GCTTCATCAGTTCTAGGGAGACTTCAGATGAAGACACATCCGATGAAGAGGCAGAAAATGTCAGCAAGTCAAATGGAGATGAGCGGAACTGTCACGATACCCGATTCCTCCCACCCATCCCTCTGAACTTCGATGACAGTGAGACCACAG ACGACGAGAAGACCGGTGAAGAACTCGTCGTGACAAAACCAGTTCCGAAGATAAGGAGAATTTGTTCAGAGTCTGACAACTCTGAAGGATCGAGTGCCTCTGAAAATGTAGACCCAATAACTTCTCAATACCTATCGGTAATTGAGGACCACATTTGGGAGCCANTATACCTGCCACTGAAAATAAGTCTTCCTTTTCAAAAACGTTTCCTTTCAAACATAAATTCCACCAGAGGAGACCGAAACAGCGTCAGGAACACCTGA
- the LOC103468556 gene encoding uncharacterized protein LOC103468556 isoform X2: MWDKPGSPRETHTNNYVLDVFFFFLEDADVSQVASFETSACFKTCRCFETCRCFETWVAGSHNFTEPATHQTWKSFPRLLPEIVSLHPTPRRNIVWQENMSKRKRPLLKSCCVQEEAEEKSGDKKFGLRQARAKSFNAYSNQSDGKKKIKDNGTTKQNGIWFVTCENKEGVMDIEKLKKGENCIEFQGLWFTPPAFEEFAGRGACKKWKNSICHEGKPLTHWFAKGILSTTGYQRRGAEPMRNVKDSSKKMENKPTKSILKFQGCKRSKYKRSSSLVTQKSISPGGLTPSAEAAAVQPVQDPQXGHSKDDHHQSDSDKFLKRGQRNGDDPDERNDDHRINSGDAEDENKTANGDVPADADYPDNRGDARERPEDSDAAKAEEQEMKKKNKAIIRRLSERSRSCRAKRRSKVSWCEPLEDNAQVEETEGVAAVAEGNDLSNENLGASAELVVSSNGDRTDEKGAVLETRSPQRAEMTSSPLXKNQKSDPMCLSDAPANLLLPFVNKEVNEKDEDEAKPDHDGAELERSETCIRVSDCPNVSEKMEDGASDGSNVDAMDVDQLKKEKLKMQLKVLKLQEEYYTLKLNNLK, translated from the exons ATGTGGGATAAACCTGGCTCTCCCAGGGAAACCCACACCAACAACTAtgtgttggatgttttttttttttttttggaagatgCAGATGTTTCACAAGTTGCAAGTTTCGAAACATCTGCATGTTTCAAAACATGCAGATGTTTTGAAACATGCAGATGTTTTGAAACATGGGTTGCAGGTTCTCATAATTTCACCGAACCTGCAACGCATCAGACGTGGAAAAG ttttcccaGACTTCTTCCTGAAATAGTTTCTTTACATCCGACGCCAAGGCGGAATATCGTTTGGCAAGAAAATATGTCGAAGAGAAAAAGGCCTTTGCTGAAATCCTGTTGTGTGCAAGAGGAAGCGGAAGAGAAATCTGGGGACAAAAAGTTTGGCTTAAGGCAAGCAAGAGCTAAATCTTTTAATGCGTACAGTAACCAAAGTGATGGGAAGAAGAAGATTAAAGACAATGGCACTACAAAGCAAAATG GAATCTGGTTTGTGACTTGTGAAAACAAAGAGGGAGTTATGGATATAGAGAAGCTGAAAAAAG GTGAGAATTGCATAGAGTTTCAGGGCCTGTGGTTTACCCCCCCTGCCTTTGAGGAGTTCGCAGGAAGAGGAGCGtgcaaaaaatggaaaaacagcatATGCCATGAAGGAAAACCTCTGACCCACTGGTTTGCG AAAGGTATTCTGTCCACAACTGGATATCAAAGAAGAGGAGCTGAGCCTATGAGG AATGTTAAAGATTCAtcgaaaaaaatggaaaacaagcCAACAAAAAGCATCCTCAAGTTCCAGGGATGTAAGCGCAGTAAATATAAGAGATCTTCCTCCTTGGTGACCCAGAAAAGCATCTCTCCAGGAGGGTTGACCCCCtcagcagaggcagcagcagtaCAGCCTGTACAGGATCCTCAGSGAGGTCATAGTAAAGATGACCACCACCAGTCAGACAGTGACAAGTTTCTGAAGAGAGGCCAAAGAAATGGGGATGATCCGGATGAGAGAAATGATGACCACCGTATAAACTCAGGAGACGCTGAGGATGAAAATAAAACGGCCAACGGGGATGTGCCTGCTGATGCTGATTACCCCGACAACCGCGGCGACGCCAGAG AACGTCCTGAGGACTCAGACGCTGCCAAAGCMGAGGAGCaggagatgaagaagaaaaacaaagcgaTCATCAGAAGGCTTTCAGAG AGGTCGAGATCCTGTAGGGCGAAACGGCGTTCAAAAG TTAGCTGGTGTGAGCCTTTGGAGGACAACGCTCAGGTTGAGGAGACTGAAGGCGTCGCGGCCGTCGCTGAAGGAAACGACTTGAGCAACGAGAACCTCGGTGCCTCTGCGGAGCTCGTCGTTAGTAGCAACGGTGACAGGACCG ATGAGAAAGGTGCAGTGTTGGAGACGAGGTCACCGCAACGTGCAGAGATGACCTCAAGTCCACTTGYCAAGAACCAAAAAAGTGACCCAATGT GTCTTTCTGATGCACCTGCAAACCTGCTGCTTCCGTTTGTTAACAAAGAGGTTAATGAGAAGGACGAAGATGAAGCCAAACCGGATCATGACGGAGCAGAATTAGAAAGGTCAGAGACATG CATCAGAGTCTCTGACTGTCCGAATGTCTCAGAGAAGATGGAGGACGGAGCTTCAGACGGCTCCAACGTGGATGCAATGGATGTCGATCAGCTGAAGAAGGAAAAATTAAAGATGCagcttaaagttttaaaattacaagaggAATATTACACACTGAAgctaaataacttaaaataa
- the LOC103468556 gene encoding uncharacterized protein LOC103468556 isoform X1, whose protein sequence is MWDKPGSPRETHTNNYVLDVFFFFLEDADVSQVASFETSACFKTCRCFETCRCFETWVAGSHNFTEPATHQTWKSFPRLLPEIVSLHPTPRRNIVWQENMSKRKRPLLKSCCVQEEAEEKSGDKKFGLRQARAKSFNAYSNQSDGKKKIKDNGTTKQNGIWFVTCENKEGVMDIEKLKKGENCIEFQGLWFTPPAFEEFAGRGACKKWKNSICHEGKPLTHWFAKGILSTTGYQRRGAEPMRNVKDSSKKMENKPTKSILKFQGCKRSKYKRSSSLVTQKSISPGGLTPSAEAAAVQPVQDPQXGHSKDDHHQSDSDKFLKRGQRNGDDPDERNDDHRINSGDAEDENKTANGDVPADADYPDNRGDARERPEDSDAAKAEEQEMKKKNKAIIRRLSERSRSCRAKRRSKVSWCEPLEDNAQVEETEGVAAVAEGNDLSNENLGASAELVVSSNGDRTDEKGAVLETRSPQRAEMTSSPLXKNQKSDPMSGLSDAPANLLLPFVNKEVNEKDEDEAKPDHDGAELERSETCIRVSDCPNVSEKMEDGASDGSNVDAMDVDQLKKEKLKMQLKVLKLQEEYYTLKLNNLK, encoded by the exons ATGTGGGATAAACCTGGCTCTCCCAGGGAAACCCACACCAACAACTAtgtgttggatgttttttttttttttttggaagatgCAGATGTTTCACAAGTTGCAAGTTTCGAAACATCTGCATGTTTCAAAACATGCAGATGTTTTGAAACATGCAGATGTTTTGAAACATGGGTTGCAGGTTCTCATAATTTCACCGAACCTGCAACGCATCAGACGTGGAAAAG ttttcccaGACTTCTTCCTGAAATAGTTTCTTTACATCCGACGCCAAGGCGGAATATCGTTTGGCAAGAAAATATGTCGAAGAGAAAAAGGCCTTTGCTGAAATCCTGTTGTGTGCAAGAGGAAGCGGAAGAGAAATCTGGGGACAAAAAGTTTGGCTTAAGGCAAGCAAGAGCTAAATCTTTTAATGCGTACAGTAACCAAAGTGATGGGAAGAAGAAGATTAAAGACAATGGCACTACAAAGCAAAATG GAATCTGGTTTGTGACTTGTGAAAACAAAGAGGGAGTTATGGATATAGAGAAGCTGAAAAAAG GTGAGAATTGCATAGAGTTTCAGGGCCTGTGGTTTACCCCCCCTGCCTTTGAGGAGTTCGCAGGAAGAGGAGCGtgcaaaaaatggaaaaacagcatATGCCATGAAGGAAAACCTCTGACCCACTGGTTTGCG AAAGGTATTCTGTCCACAACTGGATATCAAAGAAGAGGAGCTGAGCCTATGAGG AATGTTAAAGATTCAtcgaaaaaaatggaaaacaagcCAACAAAAAGCATCCTCAAGTTCCAGGGATGTAAGCGCAGTAAATATAAGAGATCTTCCTCCTTGGTGACCCAGAAAAGCATCTCTCCAGGAGGGTTGACCCCCtcagcagaggcagcagcagtaCAGCCTGTACAGGATCCTCAGSGAGGTCATAGTAAAGATGACCACCACCAGTCAGACAGTGACAAGTTTCTGAAGAGAGGCCAAAGAAATGGGGATGATCCGGATGAGAGAAATGATGACCACCGTATAAACTCAGGAGACGCTGAGGATGAAAATAAAACGGCCAACGGGGATGTGCCTGCTGATGCTGATTACCCCGACAACCGCGGCGACGCCAGAG AACGTCCTGAGGACTCAGACGCTGCCAAAGCMGAGGAGCaggagatgaagaagaaaaacaaagcgaTCATCAGAAGGCTTTCAGAG AGGTCGAGATCCTGTAGGGCGAAACGGCGTTCAAAAG TTAGCTGGTGTGAGCCTTTGGAGGACAACGCTCAGGTTGAGGAGACTGAAGGCGTCGCGGCCGTCGCTGAAGGAAACGACTTGAGCAACGAGAACCTCGGTGCCTCTGCGGAGCTCGTCGTTAGTAGCAACGGTGACAGGACCG ATGAGAAAGGTGCAGTGTTGGAGACGAGGTCACCGCAACGTGCAGAGATGACCTCAAGTCCACTTGYCAAGAACCAAAAAAGTGACCCAATGT CAGGTCTTTCTGATGCACCTGCAAACCTGCTGCTTCCGTTTGTTAACAAAGAGGTTAATGAGAAGGACGAAGATGAAGCCAAACCGGATCATGACGGAGCAGAATTAGAAAGGTCAGAGACATG CATCAGAGTCTCTGACTGTCCGAATGTCTCAGAGAAGATGGAGGACGGAGCTTCAGACGGCTCCAACGTGGATGCAATGGATGTCGATCAGCTGAAGAAGGAAAAATTAAAGATGCagcttaaagttttaaaattacaagaggAATATTACACACTGAAgctaaataacttaaaataa
- the LOC103468554 gene encoding GTPase IMAP family member 7-like encodes MAAVENPVAEQTTEPLRIMLIGKSGVGKSCTGNTILNKXVFKSDIKLKRVTXHCEKEEGTIEGTPVVVIDTPGLFEKDRDKDEIIREILMRVTLHEPGPHVFVFVVPVGRLTQEDEDTQKLIEAKFGPRVWDYTIVLFTHGDRLEGKTINQVISESNDNLRNFIRKCSGGFHVFNNKIPQDQLQVAHFQEKIETLVALNGGSHYHAKLYPKQERKIRERQESILAERSNAIDXKVAEFKLKYKEEELKKKLKELWRKEEENARKEAEKESYISKVSNILMSLVLVVLVLGFALQVPVGYLFAGAVIWTGMFFEIPLRFLNKIPWWKKKX; translated from the exons ATGGCTGCTGTCGAAAACCCTGTCGCGGAACAGACCACAG aaccTTTGAGGATCATGCTCATTGGGAAGAGTGGAGTCGGCAAGAGTTGCACCGGGAACACGATCCTCAACAAAAYTGTCTTCAAGTCCGACATTAAGCTTAAGAGAGTCACCRTCCACTGTGAAAAGGAGGAGGGGACGATCGAAGGCACGCCCGTCGTAGTCATCGACACGCCTGGGCTGTTTGAGAAAGACCGCGACAAGGAYGAAATCATCCGGGAGATTCTCATGCGCGTCACGCTCCACGAGCCGGGCCCTCAYGTCTTCGTGTTTGTCGTCCCAGTTGGACGGTTGACACAGGAGGACGAAGACACCCAAAAGCTGATTGAAGCTAAGTTTGGTCCACGGGTGTGGGACTACACCATCGTGCTGTTCACGCACGGGGATCGGCTGGAGGGAAAAACGATCAACCAAGTCATTTCCGAGAGCAATGACAACCTCCGCAACTTCATTCGCAAGTGCAGCGGCGGCTTCCAYGTCTTCAACAACAAAATCCCGCAGGACCAGCTGCAGGTGGCGCACTTTCAGGAGAAGATCGAGACGCTGGTGGCCCTGAACGGAGGCAGTCACTACCACGCAAAGCTTTACCCCAAACAGGAAAGGAAGATCAGAGAAAGACAGGAGAGCATCCTGGCAGAGAGAAGCAACGCCATCGACYGCAAGGTGGCAGAATTCAAGCTCAAGTACAAAGAAGAGGAGCTCAAGAAGAAGCTTAAAGAGCTTTggaggaaagaggaagagaacGCAAGGAAGGAAGCAGARAAAGAAAGTTACATCAGCAAAGTCTCCAACATCCTCATGTCGTTGGTGCTGGTGGTTCTGGTGTTGGGCTTTGCTCTGCAGGTTCCTGTAGGATACCTGTTTGCAGGAGCAGTCATTTGGACCGGGATGTTCTTCGAGATCCCGTTAAGGTTTCTGAACAAAATACCATGGTGGAAAAAGAAAAWATAG